Proteins encoded within one genomic window of bacterium:
- a CDS encoding DUF3782 domain-containing protein yields the protein MIRYLEAIDRLPIEIKHPMLEAFELFKDEIANTVKKEDFNELKGIVRELATAQKRTEIKVEELAEAQKRTEIKVEELADAQKKSEGRLTKLEIAVEELAETQKKTEQTMMEGFNCLSKRIDELAQCQKKTEEEMREGFKYLTNQITSLGSRWGIYNEGTFRTTIRALMSRQPGVEVREGFYGGHQVDIVISGSEHILLEITSRMLTKDIQKIYDAGDDYKQKEGIEPILMVATSYISPNLMKKMVDLKRKIEIFSYEEGE from the coding sequence ATGATAAGGTATCTTGAGGCAATAGATAGATTACCCATTGAAATCAAACATCCTATGTTGGAGGCATTTGAGCTTTTTAAAGACGAAATTGCCAATACAGTCAAAAAGGAAGATTTTAATGAGTTAAAAGGGATAGTTAGGGAGCTTGCAACTGCCCAAAAGAGAACAGAAATAAAGGTAGAGGAACTTGCTGAAGCACAAAAGCGAACAGAAATAAAGGTAGAAGAGTTGGCTGATGCTCAGAAAAAGTCAGAAGGAAGACTTACCAAGTTAGAGATAGCAGTTGAGGAGCTGGCTGAAACTCAGAAAAAGACAGAGCAAACAATGATGGAAGGGTTTAACTGCTTAAGTAAAAGGATAGATGAACTTGCCCAGTGTCAGAAGAAAACAGAAGAAGAGATGAGGGAAGGATTTAAGTATTTAACCAATCAAATTACATCCCTTGGGAGTAGATGGGGAATTTATAATGAAGGAACATTTAGAACAACAATAAGAGCCTTAATGTCTCGCCAACCTGGTGTTGAGGTAAGGGAAGGGTTTTATGGTGGTCATCAGGTAGATATTGTTATATCAGGAAGTGAGCATATTCTCTTAGAAATTACCTCCCGGATGCTAACAAAGGATATTCAAAAGATATACGATGCAGGAGATGATTATAAACAAAAGGAAGGTATTGAACCAATTTTGATGGTAGCTACCTCATATATTTCACCCAACCTGATGAAAAAAATGGTTGACTTAAAAAGGAAGATAGAGATATTTTCTTATGAAGAGGGAGAGTAA